The Streptomyces sp. M92 nucleotide sequence GGCGTGGACCCGGAGATCGCGGACGAGCGCTGGACGATCCTGATGAACGGTCAGCAGCTGACCGACGACACGGACAACACCTACCGCACGGTGCCGGGCAGCGTGTTCTTCAACGCCCAGTACGGCGCCCAGGGCGACTCCACGCTCGTCACCATCAAGGCCGGCGACGGCAAGGACGACAGCGAGGAGGCCACCGGTCTGTGGTCCTTCCGCCTGAAGAAGGACGACTGACCACGTCCTCCGTACGCGTCCTCGTGGCCACCGCGGTCCCCGTCGAACGGGACGCGGTGGCTCAGGCGTTCCCGGGGGTCTGCGCGCGGCTGCCCCGCCCCGGCGTCACCCTTCACCGGCCGCCGCACGGCCCGGACCTCCTCGCGGCCGGCGTCGGCCCCGCCCTCGCCGCCGCCTCCACCGCCGCCGCGCTGACCGCCGCGGCCCTCGACGGCGCCCCCTACGCCCTGGTCGTCTCGGCCGGCATCGGCGGCGGCTTCGCACCTCACGCGCCCGTCGGCTCCCTCGTCGTCGCCGACGAGATCACCGCCGCCGACCTGGGCGCCGAGACCGCCGACGGCTTCCTGCCGGTGACCGAACTCGGCTTCGGCACCGTCGCCCACTTCCCGCCCGCCGGCCTCGTCGCCGCCGTCGCCGCCGCGACCGGCGCCCGCCCCGGCACCGTCCTGACCGGGTCCACCGTCACCGGCACCGCCGCACGCGCCGCGCTGCTGCGCGACCGCCACCCGCGTGCCCTGGCCGAGGCGATGGAGGGCTTCGGCGTCGCCGAGGCCGCCGCCGCGCACGGGGTGCCCGTGCTGGAGCTGCGCGCGGTGTCCAACCCGGTCGGCCCGCGCGACCGCGCCGCCTGGCGCGTCGGCGACGCGCTGGCGGCCCTGACGGACGCCTTCGGGAAGCTCGCCCCCGTCCTTTCGAGTTGGACCCCACATGACGACTGAGACCGTGCCCACCGAGCCGACCGAGACCCTGCGGATCGCCTACTCCCCCTGCCCGAACGACACCTTCGTCTTCGACGCCCTCGCCCACGGCCGCGTCCCGGGCGCCCCCGCCCTCGACGTGACCTTCGCGGACATCGACATCACCAACGGCATGGCCGAGCGCGGCGAGTGTGACGTGCTGAAGGTGTCGTACGCCGTACTGCCGTACGTCCTCGGCGAGTACGCCCTGCTGCCCTGCGGCGGCGCGCTGGGCCGGGGCTGCGGGCCGCTGGTGCTGACGCGGGACGCGGACGCGGATCTGAGGGGCCGCACGGTCGCCGTGCCGAGCGAGACCTCCACCGCCTACTTGCTCTTCCGCCTGTGGGCGGCCGACACGGTGCCCGGCGGGGTCGGCGAGATCGTGGTCATGCCGTTCCACGAGATCATGCCGGCCGTGCGGGACGGGAAGGTCGACGCGGGACTCGTGATCCACGAGGCCCGCTTCACCTACCGGAACTACGGGCTCCACAAGCTCGCCGACATGGGCGAGCACTGGGAGCACACCACCGGGCTGCCGATCCCGCTCGGCGCGATCATCGCCAAGCGGTCGCTGGGCGAGGCGGCGCTGACCCGGCTGGCCGACTCCGTGCGCGCGTCGGTACGCGCGGCCTGGGACGACCCGGAGGCGTCCCGGCCGTACGTGATGGAGCACGCGCAGGAGATGGACCCGGCCGTCGCCGACCAGCACATCGGGCTGTACGTCAACGAGTTCACCGCCGACCTCGGCGAGGACGGCTACGCGGCCGTCCGGGGCCTGCTGACCCGCGCGGCGGCCGAGGGACTGGTACCGGCCCTCGGCCCGGACGCGCTGGCCTTCCCGTAGCGGCGCGGCGGGTCAGACGTCCAGCTGGTCGGCGACCGCGCGCAGCAGCCCGGCGATCTTCTTGCCGGCGGTCTTGTCGGGGTAGCGGCCGCGCTCCAGCATCGGGGTGATGTTCTCCAGGAGCGTCGTCAGGTCCTGGACGATCGAGGCCAGCTCGTCGGGCTTCTTGCGCTGGGCGGCCGCGACCGACGGCGCCGGGTCCAGCAGGGTGAGGGAGAGTGCCTGGTCGCCGCGCTGCCCGGCGACCACGCCGAACTCGACTCGCTGACCCGGCTTCAGTGCCTCGACTCCGGCGGGGAGGACCGAGGAATGCACGAAGACGTCACCGCCGTCGTCGCGGGAGAGGAAGCCGAAGCCCTTCTCGCTGTTGAACCACTTGACCTTGCCAGTCGGCAAAGCACACGCTCCCTCGATCGCTCCCGGACTGGCCGGACGCCCTTGATCTGCCGTTGAGACAGCCTACCGGGGGTCTCTCCACCGGAACACGCCTTAAAACGACACTGAGCCCCTGCCTGTGTCGGCAGAGGCTCAAAGTGGTGGGGAAGTGTGAGGGGTTACCCGATGTGCCGGTAGAGAGTCGCGCGGGAGATTCCGAGAGCCTTGGCTATGGCACTGACACTCTCTCCCTTGGCCTTCCTCGCCTTGGCCACTGCCAGAAGGTCATCCGTAGTGGCAGTGGGCCTTCCAAGCCTGTCCAACTTCCAGACACAGAGGGTGTCTCCCTCCCCGGGACCGGGTGGGTACGCCTAAGGGGTGTCCCGTTACAGATCTTGGAATCGCGGAGGGGTGTAGCGGCCCACCGTGCCACGTGCGAGCTATTCGACGAGGGAGAGATTGTGCATCCGGGCGATGCCGAGCATGGCGTGGTGAACGCCGTCTCCTTTGAGTCGGCAGTCGCGGAGGATCTTCCAAGTCTTCATGTGGGCGAAAACGTGCTCGACGCGGGCGCGGACCTGCTTGTGGGCCTTGTTGTGTTCCTCCTTCCAGTCCGGAAGTTTCGCCTGGCCGCGTCTGCGACGGTGCGGGACAACGAGTCCGGTTCCTGGGTAGCCGCCGTCGGCGATCGTGAGTGTCTTGCCGTGGGGACCAGGGTGCCGTCCACGATGAGCACGGTGTCCTTGGCGAACCGCTTGCGGGGCCGAAGCGCAAGCAGGGGCCCGCGGTGGTTTCCCTGTCCAGGTGGTACATGGCGGCGATCGTGGACCTGCTCGCGGGCCGCATCCGCCGGCAACGGACCAGCGGTAGCGGGTCTCCCGGATGGCGCCCGTGCCGGAGCTCTTCGTGGGGCGGCCACGAGGGCCGTGTCAGAGGCGATTGGCAAGATTGCGGCCATGAATGTCACTCCTGTCACTCCGCCACGTCCGATCGACGTTGCCGCGGTCTTTCCACAACTGGCTCCGTTGGCCCGTACGGCGACCCGCCTGCACCCCCGCCCTGGAGCGCCGACGTGGCATGACAGCTCGATCGGCGGGCCGCTGCTGTGGCCCGCCGAGGAGCCGTGGCCGCAGTGCGAGGAACCGCATGTGGTGGATGGCATCAACCCAGCTCAGTCCCCGGCAGATCTGCGGCTGGAACGACAAATCTTCGCCGCCTCGCACGGCCGGGACCTGACTCCGGAGGAACGCGAGACTCTCGAACGGATCCGCCCCCCTCGGACGTATCCGGTGAGGCTCGCGGTCCAGTCGTACGACGGCCCCATAGCGATGCTGCCCGTCGCGCAGTTGTACGCACGGGATGTGCCCGATCTGAGCCCGCCGGAGGGCAAGGACCTGCTGCAGGTTCTGTGGTGCCCCTTCGATCATCCGATCATGCCCAGGACCCTGCTCTTCTGGCGCTCGGCAGCCGCCGTCACCGACATCCTCGACACGCCCCCCGAGCCGCCCGCAGTGCAGTTCGACGGCTATCTGCCGGAACCGTGCGTGCTCGAACCAGAGCAGATCACCGAGTACCCCGACCATCTGGAGCTGAGCGAAGAACTGCGGGAGCAGCTCAGGCAGTGGGGTGTGCCGCAGGCAGCGCAAGAGGACATGAACACGGAGACGTACTACGACTGTGTGCTGTCCAACGCACCCGGCTGGAAGGTCGGCGGCTGGCCCGCTTGGGACGCCGCCGACCCCAGTCCACGGCACTGCTCCGAGTGCGGCACCGGCATGGAGGTCCTGATGACCATCGCCACGTTCGAGGAGGGGGACGATGGTGGGAACAGCTGGTCTCCACACCCCCACCCGGGTGCTGGGCCGTACCCCGGCCACCGCGGCTACAACGCGACCGGGGTCCAGATAGGCAGCGGCTACCGGCAGCACCTGTTCGTCTGCCCCGCGCATCCCGAGCATCCGCACATCGAGTTGATGACGTAGCCCGTCCGCAGTGTGCAGCCAGGGCGTCACGGTGCGGGCATGCAGTGACACCGGGTGGCCGCGAGGCGCAGGATGCCCTACCTGCGGCCCGACATCTGCGAAGTAAACAGGCCGTCCCTGACACGACCACGACGCATCGCCCCAGGTTGAGTGCGTGCCGGTGAGCTCGCCGGTCGGTGAAGCTATGCGGCCGTCCTTTCGCCTGGGTGGACGACGAGCAGAGCGAGCTGGACCGGACGTACGTGACCACCCACCACGAAGGGACCGAACTCCTGCACCGCGTCAACCTACGGATCGGCCTACGAGAGAACGACTTTCACACGCTCGCCGACTTCGCCGGTCCCTGAGCACCTCACGAACCACCGGCTGAGCGCCCCACCAGCTCTTTGAACCGCTCCGCACCCAGAGCCAAGATCTGCGCGGGACAGCCCTTAGCCGGTCCTTTTGCATGTCTGGAAAAAGTCAGCGACAGAGACTCGAGTATGTCCACGGTGTAAGCGGACACCGCCTGTCTCGATGTTCAGGAAAGATCCTCGCCGCAAAGGTGGCAGGGCAGGTAACTGTCAGGATTGCCGTTGCGAACAGAAGACTGGGGAGCTGGCCCCCTGGAGATCAGAGAGCCAGATCGACCAGCGATCAGGTCAACCCTTGGACCGAAGCCGAAAGGATTCAGTCAGCACCCTGTCTTTCTGCTCCGCCGCTACGTTATGGGTGAACACCGACCGCATTCTGTATTCACCAACGCGGCCGACGAACATTTCCTCAGCCATTGTTTCGATGTCACCCAGATCCAAGACATATCCGGGACCTCCAGTTGATTCGACTCCGTCATTCCATACCCAGACTTTGACCTGATAGGTGCGCAGGAACTCTCTACGATCTTCCTGGTCCTTAGAATCCCAGACTTCCCCATACTTCTTTCCAGTGGCTTTTAGAGTCGGATTCGTCCTTTCCTTTTCCTGTTTGACCAGGAGAGCCACCTTCCCGGAAAGACTCTTATGCATGCGCTTGTAGGACTCCCCTTGCCCTTCTCCATCGTATTCGCCCGCCAGGAAGTCAGCCTCTAGCTTTTCCAGCCGCGCCTTTGCCGACTGGAGTTCCTTTGCTTGAGACGGTCCAACACCAGCCCGTTCGTACATGTCCCATTTACCAATGCATCCTCGGATCTCCTGGTCAACCCATGCATCTAGTGCGTCTGCACGGATGTAGAGACCCTTAGCGCAAGCACCTCCCTTGAACCTGTTGGAGCATCGGTAATACCTGTGTCCGGGAACCTTCGTTCCATCTTTTCTCGTGTGTCCAGAGCCCAACAGCGAAGCAACCGGCGCTCCACACTCCCCACAGTGAGCGATGCCGGACAGGAGACTCCTAGCGCCATTGCGGCTCCCCGTTGAAACATTAGGAACCTTGGGGAGGGGCTTGATCCGGTCCACCAGGTCTGTCCACTCGTCCATGGACGCCAGAGGTTTCTCAGGGAGGATTACCAACTCTCCGTCGTCATCCAATACAGCCTCTCCCTTGTAGGTGTAGATCCCGGGCACCCAAGGGGAACGGATGAACTTGTTGATGATCGTAGACTGCCACTGTGTTCCCTTAGTGGCCTCCCCCTTCAACTTGCGCAAGTAGTCCCCCCAGGTGAGAATCCCACGGGCGTTGAAGTCACGCGCGATACGGTGTGTTGACTGCCCCTCACGAATCCGAGAGAAAATCTCTTCCACATAAGGGGCGTAGCCCTGGTCAATCTCCAGAGCCTTACGCTTGCCTCCCTCAACTGCCTTGATGCGATAGCCAGTTGGCGGAGCACCGGTAAGCCACGAACGATTCTCTAGACGTGTTTGTACACCGTTGATGATCCGGGCTTGGATCGTGTCCCACTCAGCCTCAGCGAAGACGGCTGTCATACGCGCCATCATCTTTCCCTGGGGAGTGGAAAGATCGAACCCCTCTTCCACGCAGACGATGAATTTCCCGTGCTCCTGCGCCCACTCCAACAGTTCATTGAAGTGCATTGAGCGGC carries:
- a CDS encoding helix-turn-helix domain-containing protein translates to MDRLGRPTATTDDLLAVAKARKAKGESVSAIAKALGISRATLYRHIG
- a CDS encoding 1,4-dihydroxy-6-naphthoate synthase translates to MTTETVPTEPTETLRIAYSPCPNDTFVFDALAHGRVPGAPALDVTFADIDITNGMAERGECDVLKVSYAVLPYVLGEYALLPCGGALGRGCGPLVLTRDADADLRGRTVAVPSETSTAYLLFRLWAADTVPGGVGEIVVMPFHEIMPAVRDGKVDAGLVIHEARFTYRNYGLHKLADMGEHWEHTTGLPIPLGAIIAKRSLGEAALTRLADSVRASVRAAWDDPEASRPYVMEHAQEMDPAVADQHIGLYVNEFTADLGEDGYAAVRGLLTRAAAEGLVPALGPDALAFP
- a CDS encoding cold-shock protein; amino-acid sequence: MPTGKVKWFNSEKGFGFLSRDDGGDVFVHSSVLPAGVEALKPGQRVEFGVVAGQRGDQALSLTLLDPAPSVAAAQRKKPDELASIVQDLTTLLENITPMLERGRYPDKTAGKKIAGLLRAVADQLDV
- a CDS encoding futalosine hydrolase, whose amino-acid sequence is MVLPPEEGRLTTSSVRVLVATAVPVERDAVAQAFPGVCARLPRPGVTLHRPPHGPDLLAAGVGPALAAASTAAALTAAALDGAPYALVVSAGIGGGFAPHAPVGSLVVADEITAADLGAETADGFLPVTELGFGTVAHFPPAGLVAAVAAATGARPGTVLTGSTVTGTAARAALLRDRHPRALAEAMEGFGVAEAAAAHGVPVLELRAVSNPVGPRDRAAWRVGDALAALTDAFGKLAPVLSSWTPHDD
- a CDS encoding recombinase family protein, which encodes MQPNLRYLACLRLSADSDGSTSMEWQRGVIRHHVSAPHLSGILVGEAEDTDVSGSLSPFKRPKLGRWLTSRVDEFDVLVAAKMDRLTRRSMHFNELLEWAQEHGKFIVCVEEGFDLSTPQGKMMARMTAVFAEAEWDTIQARIINGVQTRLENRSWLTGAPPTGYRIKAVEGGKRKALEIDQGYAPYVEEIFSRIREGQSTHRIARDFNARGILTWGDYLRKLKGEATKGTQWQSTIINKFIRSPWVPGIYTYKGEAVLDDDGELVILPEKPLASMDEWTDLVDRIKPLPKVPNVSTGSRNGARSLLSGIAHCGECGAPVASLLGSGHTRKDGTKVPGHRYYRCSNRFKGGACAKGLYIRADALDAWVDQEIRGCIGKWDMYERAGVGPSQAKELQSAKARLEKLEADFLAGEYDGEGQGESYKRMHKSLSGKVALLVKQEKERTNPTLKATGKKYGEVWDSKDQEDRREFLRTYQVKVWVWNDGVESTGGPGYVLDLGDIETMAEEMFVGRVGEYRMRSVFTHNVAAEQKDRVLTESFRLRSKG